A window of Castanea sativa cultivar Marrone di Chiusa Pesio chromosome 1, ASM4071231v1 contains these coding sequences:
- the LOC142622434 gene encoding protein ROH1D produces the protein MHSISMEEVELEEEELEGFQKQVTERFANLCLSDSDDDELLSLAWLRKLLYAFLSCQENFRLILFKHTSMLSKPPMDRLLSDYFDRTVKALDLCNAIRDGIQHIRQCINLVHIVLCALNPNLNLCEAHFRRAKKALIDLSIAIAMLDDHKESQSQSNANTSRNRSFGRNNFAAASSSSSSRSLGHFRSLSWSVSRSWSASRQLQAIGNNLVMPKGNGLAVPVFTMNWVLLLAMWTLVAAIPCQDRGLQVHFYIPRQFVWAGPVLALHERIMEESKKRERRNACGLLKEILHIEKTSRQLSELVDSLHFPLTEEKEAEVRNRVQELSQVYQAIKEGLDPLERQLREVFHRILRSSSRTTTTLAN, from the coding sequence ATGCATTCCATTTCCATGGAAGAGGTggagctggaggaggaggagctgGAAGGGTTTCAGAAACAAGTAACTGAGCGTTTCGCCAATTTGTGTTTGTCGGACTCGGATGATGACGAGTTGCTCTCTCTGGCATGGCTCCGGAAGCTTCTCTACGCCTTCCTTTCCTGCCAAGAAAACTTCCGCCTTATTCTATTCAAACACACATCTATGCTGTCTAAACCTCCTATGGATCGCCTGCTTTCCGACTACTTTGACCGTACCGTCAAGGCTCTTGATCTATGTAACGCTATCCGAGACGGGATTCAACACATCCGTCAGTGCATCAACCTTGTTCACATAGTTCTCTGCGctctaaatccaaatttaaatCTGTGTGAGGCCCATTTCCGCCGCGCCAAGAAAGCTCTCATTGATTTGTCCATTGCGATTGCAATGCTGGATGATCATAAGgaatctcaatctcaatccAATGCTAATACAAGTAGGAATCGCTCTTTTGGAAGGAACAACTTTGccgctgcttcttcttcttcttcgtctcgtTCCTTGGGTCATTTCCGCTCTCTGTCTTGGAGTGTGTCTCGCTCTTGGTCCGCTTCGCGACAGCTCCAGGCTATTGGGAATAACCTGGTGATGCCCAAAGGGAATGGCCTGGCTGTGCCGGTGTTTACAATGAATTGGGTGTTGTTGTTGGCAATGTGGACTCTGGTGGCTGCCATTCCGTGCCAAGACCGTGGTCTGCAGGTGCATTTCTATATTCCGAGGCAGTTTGTGTGGGCCGGGCCGGTGCTGGCCTTGCACGAGCGGATTATGGAGGAGTCAAAGAAGCGGGAACGGAGGAACGCTTGCGGCCTGTTGAAGGAAATTCTTCACATTGAGAAAACCAGCAGGCAGCTCTCTGAATTGGTGGATTCCCTGCACTTCCCACTTACTGAAGAGAAGGAAGCTGAGGTCAGGAACAGAGTACAGGAGCTCTCTCAAGTTTACCAGGCCATTAAGGAGGGATTGGACCCCTTGGAGAGACAACTCAGGGAGGTCTTCCATAGGATTCTTCGCAGCAGCAGCCGAACCACTACCACtctggctaattaa